A stretch of the Panicum virgatum strain AP13 chromosome 9N, P.virgatum_v5, whole genome shotgun sequence genome encodes the following:
- the LOC120688181 gene encoding transcription factor MYBS3, producing the protein MTRRCSHCSHNGHNSRTCPNRGVKIFGVRLTDGSAIRKSASMGNLSLLSAGSTSGGASPADGPDLADGGGGYASDDFVQGSSSASRERKKGVPWTEEEHRRFLLGLQKLGKGDWRGISRNFVVSRTPTQVASHAQKYFIRQSNMSRRKRRSSLFDMVPDESMDLPPLPGSQEPEASVLNQSPLPPPVEEVESMESDTSAVAESSTTSALMPENLHPSYPVILPAYFSPFLQFSVPFWPNQKDGDDLPQETHEIVKPVAVHSKNPINVDELVGMSKLSIGESGQETVSTSLSLNLLGGQNRQSAFHANPQTRAQA; encoded by the exons atgaCGCGGCGGTGCTCGCACTGCAGCCACAACGGGCACAACTCGCGGACGTGCCCCAACCGCGGGGTCAAGATCTTCGGGGTGCGCCTCACCGATGGCTCGGCCATCCGCAAGAGCGCCAGCATGGGgaacctctccctcctctccgccggatccaccagcggcggcgcctcccccgCCGACGGGCCCGAcctcgccgacggcggcgggggctaCGCATCCGACGACTTCGTCCAGGGGTCCTCCTCCGCCAGCCGCGAGCGCAAGAAGG GTGTTCCTTGGACTGAAGAAGAACACCGGAGGTTTTTGCTGGGATTACAAAAGCTTGGAAAAGGTGATTGGCGAGGCATTTCTCGTAATTTCGTGGTCTCAAGGACACCCACTCAAGTAGCAAGTCACGCTCAAAAATATTTTATACGCCAATCGAATATGAGCAGAAGGAAGAGAAGGTCTAGCCTTTTTGACATGGTGCCTGATGAG TCAATGGACCTTCCACCCCTTCCTGGGAGTCAAGAACCAGAAGCCTCAGTATTAAATCAATCACCATTGCCACCACCTGTGGAGGAGGTAGAATCGATGGAGTCAGATACTTCTGCTGTTGCAGAAAGTTCCACAACTTCTGCTCTCATGCCAGAGAATCTGCACCCAAGCTATCCGGTGATTCTTCCAGCTTATTTCTCACCGTTCTTGCAATTCTCAGTTCCGTTCTGGCCAAACCAGAAAGATGGAGATGATCTGCCCCAAGAAACACACGAGATTGTCAAGCCTGTTGCAGTTCATTCCAAGAATCCAATTAACGTTGATGAGCTTGTGGGCATGTCGAAGCTAAGCATAGGGGAATCTGGTCAGGAGACAGTATCAACTTCTCTTTCGTTAAATCTGCTAGGGGGTCAAAATAGACAATCAGCTTTCCATGCAAATCCTCAAACGAGGGCTCAGGCCTGA